Sequence from the Fulvivirga ligni genome:
AGACCTGCTTACCCACGCCAATAGCCGCATAGACAATCTTACTACCAGTCAGAAGCAAGTTTTTATGCTAAGTAAAAATGAGGGCTTATCTAACAAAGAAATAGCAGAAAAACTGGACATCTCTATCAGAACAGTAGAAAATCAACTCTACAGAGCTACCAAAGAAATTAAGGAAGCCATCAGTGAAATAAAATAATTTTAAAAAGCTGTGAGTAAATGTGAGTAGATAAGGTAATACCCTTATAGATACGCATAACACTCATGACTACAGTTTCAAAAGATCAACTCAGAAAATTCCTAGATGGCCAATGTGATGCCGACGAAGAGGCTCAGGTAAGGCGCTATCTGGAAACCCCTGAGGGACAAAACGCACTCGACAAAATGATGGATGACTCCTGGGGAATCAGTGAGGACATTCCAGCCAAACAAAAGGTATTTTCTAATATTCTTAAAAAGACTACCCGGGCAAAAAAGCACCGAATTAACCGAGCTTTCTATTATAAGATTGCCGCTATCTTTATTATTCTTACTATTCCGGCATATCTTTTATTCAATCGCGCTCCTGAAGCACCTCCTATTAATAAGCCCGAATGGCTGGTTAAGAGTAATGACAAAGGCCAAAAGTCAGTTATTCAATTGAGCGATGGCTCCAAAGTATATCTCAACTCAGAAAGTACTATAAAATATCTCAGGTATTTCTCTGATTCATTAAGGCAGATCGAGCTGGATGGTGAAGCTTATTTTAAAGTGGCCAAAGATAAAAGCAGGCCTTTCATTGTCACTGCTCAAGGCTACTCTACCACAGCCCTAGGTACTGAATTCAATGTAAAAAGCAGAGGCGGTGACTATTTGGTGTCACTAGCCGAAGGAAGCATTGTGATTAACCCTGAATCTGAGGCACAGAAAGGTGTAAAACTAGTTCCCGGAGAAGCTTTAAAAATTGATACTACTAACAAAACGGTAAGCAAGCAGGCAGGCACCTTGAGTGATTTTTTATGGAAAGATGGCATTCTAGACTTTGAAGTAGCCACCATGAAGGAAGTTATAGCCTCTCTGGAAAGATGGTATGATGTAAAAATAGAAACCAAAGGAAAAGTTACTTCTAAAAAATATACAGGACGCTTTGATAATGCCAGCCTTGAGCATGTACTGCAAAGTATGTCCTTCGCACTTGATTTTGAATATGAAATGAATAAAAAACAAATAACCCTAACATTTTAAAAATAACCTTAACTAAATAAATATGAAGAAAGCCACAACCTATGCCTTAAACCTAGCTCTAATTGCTGCCCTAATTTTCGTGCAGCTCCATGTAGCTAAAGCATCTCCTGATAGCCAGG
This genomic interval carries:
- a CDS encoding FecR family protein, which translates into the protein MTTVSKDQLRKFLDGQCDADEEAQVRRYLETPEGQNALDKMMDDSWGISEDIPAKQKVFSNILKKTTRAKKHRINRAFYYKIAAIFIILTIPAYLLFNRAPEAPPINKPEWLVKSNDKGQKSVIQLSDGSKVYLNSESTIKYLRYFSDSLRQIELDGEAYFKVAKDKSRPFIVTAQGYSTTALGTEFNVKSRGGDYLVSLAEGSIVINPESEAQKGVKLVPGEALKIDTTNKTVSKQAGTLSDFLWKDGILDFEVATMKEVIASLERWYDVKIETKGKVTSKKYTGRFDNASLEHVLQSMSFALDFEYEMNKKQITLTF